The Triticum aestivum cultivar Chinese Spring chromosome 3A, IWGSC CS RefSeq v2.1, whole genome shotgun sequence genome includes a region encoding these proteins:
- the LOC123061681 gene encoding uncharacterized protein At4g18257 has protein sequence MMSSPADTAPSSSSAASAAPNQHPQPPAQQADTKERRMESLGWLTESTVMPKKHKAIEGVGAASILDLKAQLYRTQEEARNSTAADAASSEFRRAKKRSGPADPLGAKNSGISWS, from the coding sequence atgaTGTCGTCACCGGCAGATACCGCGCCGTCATCCTCCTCCGCGGCCTCGGCCGCTCCGAATCAGCATCCACAGCCGCCGGCGCAGCAGGCTGATACGAAGGAGCGGCGGATGGAGTCGCTCGGGTGGCTGACGGAGTCCACGGTGATGCCCAAGAAGCACAAGGCCATCGAGGGCGTCGGCGCGGCATCCATACTCGACCTCAAGGCCCAGCTCTACCGCACTCAGGAGGAAGCCCGCAATTCCACCGCCGCTGACGCCGCCTCCAGCGAGTTCCGCCGCGCCAAGAAACGCTCGGGCCCCGCCGACCCCCTGGGCGCCAAGAACTCAG